From one Haloferax marinisediminis genomic stretch:
- a CDS encoding DUF7130 family rubredoxin-like protein: MASETQPTVGMVVYAEDGTKIGTVRGFDEDGFFVTTREGFAAMSIEHERAGHEFGEAELMWRCSDCGEMGDIETLPDSCPNCGAERENLYYWTED; this comes from the coding sequence ATGGCTAGTGAGACGCAGCCAACCGTCGGAATGGTGGTGTACGCGGAGGATGGGACCAAAATCGGCACTGTCCGCGGGTTCGACGAAGACGGCTTCTTCGTCACGACTCGGGAGGGGTTCGCCGCGATGTCCATCGAACACGAGCGCGCAGGCCACGAGTTCGGTGAGGCGGAGTTGATGTGGCGCTGTAGCGACTGTGGGGAGATGGGTGACATCGAAACGTTACCCGACTCGTGTCCGAACTGTGGTGCCGAACGCGAGAACCTCTACTACTGGACCGAAGACTGA
- a CDS encoding Eco57I restriction-modification methylase domain-containing protein: MSNGEAGEIRRVLDEELSLGECRRDSRGVEAAATQFFRDLFVERLNFEAVTSPRGDSPWQDLLVHEWPNTIRANAARLVARAGRFRVIYVELEELTPNTERDVLRCLTQSNQASGWTTGRTVLTVFHAPAEDTWHLVTPYEGATGDEENGRLVLRRYSLGEGETHRTVADALSRLDASNGRLAERIDEAFRVEPITEDFYEDYKHAFDTLSSELRENGLDVEAADRYAHVTLNRLLFCYFLQKNGLLGGRADFVRWFHERYEASDDEGVFHETWLSALFDWITHPEGTRLTTELPSDVESVVAELPYMSGLFHPSDGDELDVFLSDEALNSVIRGFLEQYTFTVREERPYDVDVAVDPSMLGKVYESLIAERERDEAGIFYTPRSEVDLLCRLALYEQVCDHVDDLDSERTRRIVEFVFSDPQEWDAADIEETEQLEQILHELRIVDPACGSGAFLVGMKQVLTELFEKVGSQPDDHRTAQSINESLYGVDIKAWAIRVAEFRLWLSHVEDGGRRPDTRSGLPPISSNLKVGDSLIQRRDEEGDAAAFSWDIDFADVVEDGGFDIVIGNPPYVRQEAITDQLIHPKRLEEMSDGEVSSSKKQYKDQLVESVEESFGITPDRRSDIYVYFYFKGLDLLRDGGTLAYLTSNSWLDVNYGRQLQAGLLRYSNLRYVLDTRATPMFGEADVNAVITVANRESEESLDGETAFLAFDEHCGNIVHAEAITSALVDEREDTREIVYGEETLYYSQIRHGRRVAVPASSLWKLGGGDVEEASTGARATGSYSVDSKWGIYLQAPDVYFRLLSRNQDELTPLAELTEDVFRGITSGANEFYFPDNETISNYGIDERYLSPLVKSPRTLKQRTIAPERLERKLLKITEPNEDALPRGIRAFIDWGVSQGYPSRRTVKRRDPWYDVGPDIKQTQILWQRTHYTKHAVYYAEKPVYVTDRFYGINVDPESYDPKVFAALLNSTFYALVKMLYSSEVSGRSIDTAVYEVESFPIPSPETVSDHERDALVDAFEALDQHEPEAIYDEFERDARRKLDEVVFGILAADQNERADVYRSVERLSTQIRARDRRR, translated from the coding sequence ATGTCTAACGGAGAGGCCGGAGAGATTCGTCGGGTGCTCGACGAGGAACTCTCACTCGGCGAGTGTAGACGCGACAGTCGCGGTGTCGAGGCGGCGGCGACGCAGTTCTTTCGAGACCTCTTCGTCGAGAGACTCAACTTCGAAGCGGTCACCTCACCACGGGGTGATTCTCCGTGGCAGGACCTCCTCGTTCACGAGTGGCCGAACACGATACGTGCGAACGCTGCCCGTCTCGTTGCGAGAGCCGGGAGGTTTCGGGTTATCTACGTCGAACTGGAGGAGCTGACTCCTAACACGGAACGGGACGTGCTTCGGTGTCTCACCCAGTCGAACCAAGCGAGTGGGTGGACCACTGGGCGGACCGTCCTCACAGTCTTCCACGCGCCTGCCGAGGACACGTGGCATCTCGTCACACCGTACGAGGGAGCGACAGGCGACGAGGAAAACGGCCGTCTGGTTCTCCGTCGCTACAGCCTCGGTGAAGGCGAGACACATCGAACCGTCGCCGACGCGCTGTCGAGACTGGATGCCAGCAACGGACGACTGGCAGAACGCATCGACGAGGCGTTCAGGGTCGAGCCCATCACCGAGGACTTCTACGAGGACTACAAGCACGCATTCGACACCCTCAGTAGCGAACTTCGTGAGAACGGCCTCGACGTCGAGGCTGCCGACCGGTACGCACACGTGACACTCAACCGATTGCTGTTCTGCTACTTCCTCCAGAAGAACGGCTTGCTCGGCGGGCGAGCGGACTTCGTCCGGTGGTTCCACGAGCGATACGAAGCGTCGGATGACGAGGGAGTGTTCCACGAGACGTGGCTCTCTGCCCTCTTCGATTGGATAACCCACCCAGAGGGGACGCGTCTCACAACCGAACTCCCCAGTGACGTCGAATCCGTCGTCGCTGAACTCCCATACATGTCTGGGCTCTTCCACCCGAGCGACGGGGACGAACTCGACGTCTTCCTGTCCGACGAGGCACTGAATTCGGTGATTCGAGGGTTCCTCGAACAGTACACCTTCACGGTCAGAGAAGAGCGTCCGTACGACGTCGACGTCGCCGTCGACCCGTCGATGCTCGGGAAGGTTTACGAGTCCCTCATCGCCGAGCGAGAACGCGACGAGGCGGGCATCTTCTACACACCTCGCTCCGAGGTCGACCTGCTGTGTCGATTGGCACTCTACGAGCAGGTCTGCGACCACGTGGACGACCTCGATTCAGAGCGCACCCGGCGGATTGTGGAGTTCGTCTTCAGCGACCCACAGGAGTGGGACGCGGCAGACATCGAGGAAACGGAACAGCTCGAACAGATTCTGCACGAACTCCGCATCGTCGACCCAGCCTGTGGGAGCGGTGCGTTCCTCGTGGGGATGAAACAGGTTCTCACCGAACTGTTCGAGAAAGTGGGCAGTCAGCCAGACGACCACCGAACCGCACAGAGTATCAACGAGAGCCTGTACGGCGTCGACATCAAAGCATGGGCCATCCGAGTCGCCGAGTTCCGTCTCTGGCTCTCACACGTCGAGGACGGAGGGCGACGACCCGACACCCGTTCAGGGCTGCCCCCCATCTCGTCCAATCTGAAGGTTGGAGACAGCCTGATTCAGAGACGTGACGAGGAGGGTGACGCCGCAGCCTTCAGCTGGGATATCGACTTCGCCGACGTCGTCGAAGACGGTGGATTCGATATCGTCATCGGGAACCCGCCGTACGTTCGCCAAGAAGCGATTACCGACCAGCTGATTCACCCGAAGCGACTCGAAGAGATGAGCGACGGTGAGGTCTCGTCGTCGAAGAAGCAGTACAAAGACCAACTCGTCGAGTCCGTGGAGGAGTCGTTCGGCATCACGCCGGACAGGCGAAGTGACATCTACGTCTACTTCTACTTCAAAGGGCTCGACCTCCTCCGCGACGGGGGCACGCTGGCGTATCTCACGTCGAATTCCTGGCTCGACGTGAACTACGGGAGACAACTGCAAGCGGGCCTCCTTCGGTACTCGAATCTCCGATACGTACTCGATACCCGGGCAACCCCGATGTTTGGAGAGGCAGACGTCAACGCGGTGATTACAGTCGCGAATCGAGAGTCCGAAGAGTCACTGGACGGAGAGACAGCGTTTCTGGCGTTCGACGAACACTGCGGGAACATCGTCCACGCAGAGGCGATTACGAGTGCCCTCGTCGACGAGCGTGAAGACACACGGGAGATTGTCTACGGCGAAGAGACACTGTACTATTCACAGATTCGGCACGGTCGGAGGGTCGCAGTTCCCGCATCGAGCCTGTGGAAACTCGGCGGAGGAGACGTCGAAGAAGCATCGACTGGAGCCCGAGCCACCGGTTCGTACTCCGTCGACTCGAAGTGGGGAATCTATCTGCAAGCCCCAGACGTGTACTTCCGACTCCTGAGTCGGAATCAAGACGAGTTGACGCCGCTCGCAGAACTCACAGAGGACGTGTTCCGCGGCATCACGTCAGGTGCGAACGAGTTCTACTTCCCAGACAACGAGACGATTTCGAACTACGGTATCGACGAGCGGTATCTCTCTCCGCTCGTGAAGAGCCCCCGGACACTGAAGCAGCGAACCATCGCGCCAGAGCGACTCGAACGCAAGCTGTTGAAGATTACCGAACCCAACGAGGACGCCCTGCCACGCGGGATTCGCGCGTTCATCGACTGGGGAGTGTCTCAAGGCTACCCATCACGTCGAACCGTCAAGCGACGCGACCCGTGGTACGACGTTGGACCCGACATCAAACAGACCCAGATACTCTGGCAGCGCACTCACTACACCAAACACGCAGTGTACTACGCTGAAAAACCGGTCTACGTGACAGACCGATTCTATGGAATCAACGTCGACCCCGAGTCGTACGACCCGAAGGTGTTCGCTGCACTCCTCAATTCGACGTTCTATGCGCTCGTGAAGATGCTGTACAGTAGTGAGGTGTCGGGGCGCTCTATCGACACCGCCGTCTACGAGGTAGAATCGTTCCCGATTCCGTCACCAGAGACGGTCTCGGACCACGAACGAGACGCGCTCGTGGACGCGTTCGAAGCCTTAGACCAACACGAACCCGAAGCAATCTACGACGAGTTCGAACGAGATGCCCGCCGCAAACTCGACGAGGTCGTCTTCGGTATCTTAGCTGCCGACCAAAACGAGCGTGCCGACGTGTACCGGAGTGTCGAGCGACTGAGTACACAGATTAGAGCGCGAGACCGCCGGCGGTAA
- a CDS encoding DUF7556 family protein — MTPDAKASVDDSGAEVMASVDSTQTGQRLIIADISRDDAWLAADVADALALDDWR; from the coding sequence ATGACGCCGGATGCGAAGGCTTCCGTCGACGACTCGGGCGCCGAGGTCATGGCCTCGGTGGACAGCACCCAGACGGGCCAGCGTCTTATTATCGCGGATATCTCCCGCGACGACGCTTGGCTCGCGGCCGACGTAGCCGACGCACTCGCACTCGACGACTGGCGATAA
- a CDS encoding ketopantoate reductase family protein, whose product MRILVFGAGSLGTLVGGLLASVHDVTLVGRGRHTSRVSKTGLDIVGAASAHVSPAATTTETGHDADLALVTVKSFDTAAAAEALAACDVDAVLSLQNGLTEEVLDARLDVPVLAGTATYGARLVGPGRVECTGIGRVVLGTLDGGASPLAERVGKAFRDADIRTLVAADMPRRRWEKLAVNAGINAVTALARVENGALAADEASDVAHRAARETARIARLEGVRLPNRVAREAIDRVVKQTAANRSSMLQDVDAKKRTEVDAINGAVVDIAAEHDFEVPTNRTLAALLRAWERGEGLR is encoded by the coding sequence ATGCGAATTCTCGTCTTCGGCGCGGGTAGCCTCGGAACACTCGTCGGTGGGTTGCTCGCGTCGGTCCACGACGTGACACTCGTCGGCCGAGGCCGGCACACGTCACGCGTCTCGAAGACCGGGCTCGATATCGTCGGTGCCGCGTCCGCGCACGTCTCGCCGGCCGCGACGACGACTGAAACGGGCCACGACGCCGACCTCGCTCTCGTGACCGTCAAATCGTTCGACACGGCCGCGGCAGCCGAGGCCCTCGCGGCGTGCGACGTCGACGCCGTTCTCTCGCTCCAAAACGGCCTGACCGAGGAGGTACTCGACGCACGACTCGACGTTCCCGTGCTCGCGGGGACTGCAACCTACGGCGCTCGACTCGTTGGACCCGGCCGCGTCGAGTGCACTGGAATCGGCCGCGTCGTCTTGGGCACGCTCGACGGCGGGGCGTCCCCACTCGCCGAACGCGTGGGAAAGGCCTTCCGCGACGCTGATATCCGGACACTCGTGGCCGCAGATATGCCCCGCCGACGCTGGGAGAAACTCGCCGTGAACGCCGGTATCAACGCGGTCACTGCACTCGCACGCGTCGAAAACGGAGCGCTCGCGGCCGACGAGGCCAGCGACGTGGCTCACCGTGCCGCCCGCGAGACTGCTCGAATCGCCCGATTGGAGGGTGTTCGGCTCCCGAACCGTGTCGCCCGCGAAGCAATCGACCGAGTCGTCAAACAGACGGCTGCGAACCGCTCGTCGATGCTCCAAGACGTGGACGCGAAAAAACGAACCGAGGTCGACGCCATCAACGGGGCGGTCGTCGACATCGCCGCCGAACACGACTTCGAGGTGCCGACGAATCGGACGCTCGCGGCGCTGCTTCGGGCGTGGGAACGCGGAGAAGGGCTTCGGTAA
- a CDS encoding DNA polymerase II large subunit, producing MREEDERYFTRIEDRLDEAFDVARAAKAKGHDPKTDVEIPVAKDMADRVENILGIDGVAERVRELEGQMSREEAALELVTDFVDGNVGDYDSREGKVEGAVRTAVALLTEGVVAAPIEGIDRVEILNNDDGTEFVNVYYAGPIRSAGGTAQALSVLVADYARSLLGIDEYKGRTDEIERYVEEINLYDKETGLQYSPKDKETRFIAENMPIMLDGEATGDEEVSGYRDLERVDTNSARGGMCLVMAEGIALKAPKIQRYTRQLDEVDWPWLQDLIDGTIGKDGGKDESEADDEAESDDDAAEADDDEADAANEADGPVRVEPATKFLRDLIAGRPVFGHPSAPGGFRLRYGRARNHGFATAGVHPATMHIVDDFIATGTQIKTERPGKAGGVVPVDSIEGPTVRLANGDVRRIDDPEEAEELQNGVEKILDLGEYLVNFGEFVENNHPLAPASYVFEWWIQDFEATDANVQALRDDPTIGLEHPSVDDALSWATEFDAPLHPEYTYLWHDISIEQLDALADAVAAGDVVAAEADGGTGVGVGADNEPERGEEGTLVLERTPELRETLEHLLVAHRQTDADLRVPIWRPLARTLGLTDDRERTWDLDDLSDRAREWDDGNNAIEAVNEVAPFTIRERAPTRIGNRMGRPEKSERRDLSPAVHTLFPIGEAGGSQRDVGDAAREFGDSGKRGHISVRIGRRKCPDCGTFGFKPKCTACGGHTDPHYECDDCGTVVEPDESGRVYCDRCEWDVESVEWQEVDLNTEYREALESVGERESSFKILKGVKGLTSSNKTPEPIEKGILRAKHDVSSFKDGTVRYDMTDLPVTAVRPEELDVTAGHFRELGYETDIDGEPLRFDDQLVELKVQDIVLSNGAAKHMMQTADFVDDLLEQFYGLDRFYQMEERDDLIGELVFGMAPHTSAAVVGRVVGFTTAAVGYAHPYFHAAKRRNCDGDEDCVMLLMDGLLNFSKEFLPDKRGGQMDAPLVMSSRIDPSEIDDEAHNMDIVRQYPRAFYEATLQMEDPDDWEDEVTIAEEYLGTDREYTGFHHTHDTTNIAAGPDLSAYKTLGSMMDKMDAQLFLARKLRAVDETDVAERVIEGHFLPDLIGNLRAFSRQETRCLDCGEKYRRMPLTGECRECGGRVNLTVHQGSVNKYMDVAIEVADEFNCRDYTKQRLEVLEKSLESIFENDKNKQSGIADFM from the coding sequence GTGCGAGAGGAGGACGAGCGCTACTTCACGCGCATCGAAGACCGTCTGGACGAGGCGTTCGATGTCGCGCGCGCCGCGAAAGCGAAAGGACACGACCCGAAGACCGACGTCGAGATTCCGGTCGCCAAAGACATGGCCGACCGCGTCGAGAACATCCTCGGCATCGACGGCGTCGCCGAACGGGTCCGTGAACTCGAAGGCCAGATGTCTCGTGAGGAGGCCGCCCTCGAACTCGTGACCGACTTCGTCGACGGTAACGTCGGTGACTACGACTCCCGCGAAGGCAAAGTCGAGGGCGCGGTTCGCACCGCCGTCGCCCTCCTCACCGAGGGTGTCGTCGCCGCACCAATCGAAGGAATCGACCGCGTCGAGATTCTCAACAACGACGACGGCACCGAGTTCGTCAACGTCTACTACGCCGGCCCGATTCGCTCGGCGGGTGGGACCGCACAGGCACTCTCGGTGCTCGTCGCCGACTACGCCCGGTCGCTGCTCGGCATCGACGAGTACAAAGGACGAACCGACGAAATCGAGCGCTACGTCGAAGAGATAAACCTCTACGACAAAGAGACCGGTCTGCAGTACTCACCGAAGGACAAAGAGACCCGCTTCATCGCCGAGAACATGCCCATCATGCTCGACGGCGAGGCGACGGGTGACGAGGAGGTGTCTGGCTACCGTGACCTCGAACGTGTCGACACCAACTCCGCCCGCGGGGGGATGTGTCTCGTCATGGCCGAGGGGATTGCACTCAAAGCCCCGAAGATTCAGCGATACACCCGTCAACTCGACGAAGTCGACTGGCCGTGGCTACAGGACCTCATCGACGGCACCATCGGCAAAGACGGTGGCAAAGACGAGTCCGAGGCCGACGACGAGGCCGAAAGCGACGACGACGCTGCTGAGGCTGACGACGACGAAGCCGACGCCGCGAACGAGGCCGACGGACCAGTTCGCGTCGAACCTGCGACGAAGTTCCTCCGCGACCTCATCGCCGGTCGCCCCGTCTTCGGCCATCCATCCGCACCCGGTGGATTCCGACTCCGATACGGCCGTGCCCGTAACCACGGGTTCGCAACCGCCGGCGTCCACCCCGCCACGATGCACATCGTGGACGACTTCATCGCAACCGGGACGCAGATAAAGACCGAACGACCCGGGAAGGCGGGCGGCGTCGTCCCAGTGGACTCCATCGAGGGTCCGACGGTCAGACTCGCCAACGGCGACGTTCGCCGTATCGACGACCCCGAAGAAGCAGAAGAACTGCAAAACGGCGTCGAGAAGATTCTCGACCTCGGCGAGTACCTCGTCAACTTCGGCGAGTTCGTCGAGAACAACCATCCGCTCGCCCCTGCCTCGTACGTCTTCGAGTGGTGGATTCAGGACTTCGAGGCGACCGACGCGAACGTGCAGGCCCTGCGAGACGACCCGACCATCGGCCTCGAACACCCGAGCGTCGACGATGCCCTCTCGTGGGCGACCGAGTTCGACGCCCCACTTCACCCCGAGTACACCTACCTCTGGCACGACATCTCCATCGAGCAGTTGGATGCACTCGCGGACGCTGTCGCGGCCGGCGACGTTGTCGCTGCAGAGGCCGACGGCGGAACTGGCGTCGGTGTCGGTGCCGACAACGAGCCCGAACGCGGGGAAGAAGGAACGCTCGTCCTCGAACGAACCCCCGAACTCCGCGAGACGCTCGAACACCTCCTCGTCGCACACCGCCAGACCGACGCCGACCTTCGCGTTCCCATCTGGCGACCGCTCGCACGAACCCTCGGCCTCACCGACGACCGAGAACGGACGTGGGACCTCGACGACCTGTCGGACCGTGCCCGCGAGTGGGACGACGGCAACAACGCCATCGAGGCGGTCAACGAGGTCGCACCCTTCACCATCCGAGAGCGCGCGCCGACTCGCATCGGAAACCGGATGGGCCGCCCGGAGAAGTCCGAGCGTCGTGACCTCTCACCGGCCGTCCACACGCTCTTTCCCATCGGCGAAGCAGGAGGGAGTCAGCGTGACGTTGGTGACGCCGCCCGCGAGTTCGGTGACTCTGGAAAGCGCGGACACATCTCGGTCCGCATCGGCAGGCGGAAGTGTCCCGACTGCGGGACGTTCGGCTTCAAGCCGAAATGCACGGCGTGCGGCGGCCACACCGACCCTCACTACGAGTGTGACGACTGTGGAACCGTCGTCGAACCCGACGAGTCGGGTCGCGTCTACTGTGACCGCTGTGAGTGGGACGTCGAGAGCGTCGAGTGGCAGGAAGTCGACCTGAACACCGAGTACAGGGAGGCCCTCGAATCCGTCGGCGAACGCGAGTCGTCGTTCAAGATTCTGAAGGGTGTCAAAGGACTCACCTCCTCGAACAAGACGCCCGAACCCATCGAGAAAGGCATCCTCCGAGCGAAACACGACGTGTCGTCGTTCAAAGACGGAACCGTCCGGTACGACATGACCGACCTGCCCGTCACGGCCGTCAGACCAGAAGAACTCGACGTGACAGCAGGCCACTTCCGCGAACTCGGCTACGAGACCGACATCGACGGCGAACCGCTCCGGTTCGACGACCAACTGGTCGAACTCAAAGTCCAGGACATCGTCCTCTCGAACGGCGCGGCGAAGCACATGATGCAGACGGCGGACTTCGTCGACGACCTCTTGGAGCAGTTCTACGGTCTCGACCGATTCTACCAGATGGAAGAGCGCGACGACCTCATCGGCGAACTCGTCTTCGGGATGGCACCGCACACGTCTGCGGCAGTCGTCGGGCGGGTCGTCGGGTTTACGACGGCGGCCGTCGGCTACGCACATCCGTACTTCCACGCCGCGAAGCGTCGCAACTGCGACGGTGACGAAGACTGTGTCATGCTCCTCATGGACGGACTCCTCAACTTCTCGAAGGAGTTCCTCCCGGACAAGCGAGGTGGGCAGATGGACGCACCGCTCGTGATGTCCTCGCGTATCGACCCCTCCGAAATCGACGACGAGGCGCACAACATGGACATCGTTCGGCAGTATCCACGAGCGTTCTACGAGGCGACGCTCCAGATGGAAGACCCAGACGACTGGGAAGACGAAGTCACCATCGCCGAAGAGTACCTCGGCACCGACCGCGAGTACACCGGATTCCACCACACCCACGACACGACGAACATCGCCGCCGGACCGGACCTCTCTGCGTACAAGACGCTCGGGTCGATGATGGACAAGATGGACGCCCAACTCTTCCTCGCGCGGAAACTCCGCGCCGTCGACGAGACTGACGTGGCAGAACGCGTCATCGAGGGGCACTTCCTGCCGGACCTCATCGGGAACCTCCGTGCCTTCTCCCGACAGGAGACGCGGTGTCTCGACTGCGGCGAGAAGTACCGCCGGATGCCCCTCACAGGCGAATGCCGCGAGTGCGGTGGCCGGGTGAACCTCACGGTGCATCAGGGAAGTGTGAACAAGTACATGGACGTCGCCATCGAGGTGGCAGACGAGTTCAACTGCCGCGACTACACCAAACAGCGCCTCGAAGTGCTCGAAAAGAGTCTCGAATCCATCTTCGAGAACGACAAAAACAAACAGTCTGGCATCGCGGACTTCATGTAG
- a CDS encoding PPC domain-containing DNA-binding protein, whose amino-acid sequence MNARAVTVSEEYLARLEHGADWREEIEEFCARKGIDSAWFNAMGAVQDAELWFYDQDDQEYQSVTFDEPLEVAACVGNVSLLDGEPFAHTHAVLSRRSGQSLAGHLDSATVFAGEVNLRVFDEPLEREHDDVTDLDLWL is encoded by the coding sequence ATGAACGCTCGAGCGGTGACAGTCAGCGAGGAGTATCTCGCACGCCTCGAACACGGTGCAGACTGGCGCGAGGAGATTGAGGAGTTCTGTGCACGGAAGGGCATCGACTCCGCGTGGTTCAACGCGATGGGTGCCGTCCAAGACGCCGAACTCTGGTTCTACGATCAGGACGACCAGGAGTACCAGTCTGTCACGTTCGACGAACCGCTCGAAGTCGCCGCCTGCGTTGGGAACGTCTCGCTCCTCGACGGCGAACCCTTCGCGCACACCCACGCGGTCTTGTCTCGACGAAGTGGCCAGTCGCTCGCAGGACACCTCGACTCGGCGACCGTCTTCGCCGGCGAGGTCAACCTGCGCGTGTTCGACGAACCACTCGAACGCGAGCACGACGACGTAACCGACCTCGACCTCTGGTTGTAA
- a CDS encoding sulfatase, producing MTAESPENVLFVVMDTVRKDHLTPYGYDRPTTPGLEQFAEEATVFEQAVAPAPWTLPVHASLFTGMYPSQHGADQENPYLEGATTLAQTLSAAGYDTACYSSNAWITPYTHLTDGFADQDNFFEVMPGDFLSGPLAKAWKTMNDSDTLRALADKLVSLGNTVHEHLAGGEGADSKTPAVIDRTIDFVDDSDQFFAFINLMDAHLPYHPPKQYKDQFAPGVDSTEVCQNSKEYNSGAYEIDDDEWEDIRGLYDAEIAHIDDQLTRLFDHLKETGKWDDTMVVVCADHGELHGEHGLYGHEFCLYDPLINVPLMVKHPKLGAGRRDDQVELVDLYHTVLDSLGVEGGDPAKPGDDAVTLDRTRSLLSADYRDFARATNDDPGQHHDGQYAFVEYSRPVVELKQLEEKASKAGIVLPEDSRFYSRMRAARRVDAKYTRIDRIPDEAYRLDEDAGETENLADSDDEAIAETEAALSEFEDAAGGAWTDALDTDVSDDSVDQMDDEAQERLRDLGYLE from the coding sequence ATGACAGCCGAGTCGCCCGAGAACGTCCTCTTCGTCGTCATGGACACGGTCCGCAAGGACCACCTCACGCCGTACGGCTACGACCGCCCGACGACGCCGGGCCTCGAACAGTTCGCCGAAGAGGCGACCGTCTTCGAACAGGCCGTCGCGCCCGCCCCGTGGACGCTCCCGGTTCACGCCTCGCTCTTCACCGGAATGTACCCCAGTCAGCACGGGGCCGACCAGGAGAACCCGTACCTCGAAGGTGCGACCACGCTCGCACAGACGCTCTCGGCGGCCGGATACGACACTGCGTGTTACTCTTCGAACGCGTGGATTACGCCGTACACCCACCTGACCGACGGGTTCGCAGACCAGGACAACTTCTTCGAGGTCATGCCGGGCGACTTCCTCTCTGGCCCGCTGGCGAAGGCCTGGAAGACGATGAACGACAGCGACACGCTGCGGGCGCTCGCCGACAAACTCGTCAGTCTCGGCAACACCGTCCACGAACATCTCGCCGGCGGCGAGGGTGCCGACTCGAAGACGCCCGCCGTTATCGACCGAACCATCGACTTCGTCGACGACTCCGACCAGTTCTTCGCGTTCATCAACCTGATGGACGCACACCTGCCCTATCACCCGCCGAAGCAGTACAAAGACCAGTTCGCACCGGGCGTCGATTCGACCGAAGTCTGCCAGAACTCCAAGGAGTACAACTCGGGCGCCTACGAGATCGACGACGACGAGTGGGAAGACATCCGCGGCCTCTACGACGCCGAAATCGCCCACATCGACGACCAACTCACCCGCCTGTTCGACCACCTGAAAGAGACCGGAAAGTGGGACGACACCATGGTCGTCGTCTGTGCCGACCACGGTGAACTCCACGGCGAACACGGCCTCTACGGCCACGAGTTCTGCCTGTACGACCCACTCATCAACGTCCCGCTCATGGTCAAGCACCCGAAACTCGGCGCAGGCCGCCGTGACGACCAGGTCGAACTCGTCGACCTCTACCATACGGTTCTCGACTCACTGGGTGTCGAAGGCGGCGACCCCGCCAAGCCCGGTGATGACGCCGTCACGCTCGACCGAACTCGGTCGCTCCTCTCTGCGGACTACCGCGACTTCGCCCGCGCGACGAACGACGACCCCGGCCAGCACCACGACGGCCAGTACGCCTTCGTGGAGTACTCTCGCCCCGTGGTCGAACTCAAACAGTTAGAGGAGAAGGCCTCGAAAGCGGGAATCGTCCTCCCGGAAGACTCACGATTCTACTCGCGGATGCGCGCTGCACGCCGTGTCGACGCCAAGTACACCCGAATCGACCGCATTCCAGACGAAGCCTACCGTCTCGACGAAGATGCAGGCGAAACCGAGAACCTCGCAGACTCGGACGACGAGGCCATCGCCGAGACAGAGGCCGCACTCAGCGAGTTCGAAGACGCGGCCGGCGGTGCGTGGACCGACGCCCTCGATACCGACGTCTCCGACGACTCTGTCGACCAGATGGACGACGAAGCACAGGAGCGACTCCGCGACCTCGGCTACCTCGAATAA